A genome region from Sebastes umbrosus isolate fSebUmb1 chromosome 22, fSebUmb1.pri, whole genome shotgun sequence includes the following:
- the mad2l1 gene encoding mitotic spindle assembly checkpoint protein MAD2A, translated as MTSTLKGITLKGSAELVAEFFSFGINSILYQRGIYPPETFTRVTNYNMSLQLTTDTKLKTYLTNVVAQLKDWLFECTVQKLVLVITCLETNEVLERWQFDIECDKSAKENSAPREMSIKTIQEEIRSVIRQVTATVTFLPLLETPCAFDLLVYTDKDLIVPEKWEESGPQIIDQSEEVRLRSFTTSIHKVNSMVAYKRTDSA; from the exons atgaccaGCACGTTGAAGGGGATTACTCTGAAGGGAAGCGCCGAGCTGGTGGCCGAGTTCTTCT CATTTGGCATCAACAGCATCCTGTACCAGCGGGGCATATATCCTCCAGAGACATTCACCAGAGTCACAAACTACAACATGAGCCTTCAACTGACCACTGATACCAAACTGAAGACCTACCTGACCAACGTGGTGGCTCAGCTCAAAG ACTGGCTGTTTGAGTGCACGGTGCAGAAGTTGGTGTTGGTGATCACATGTCTGGAAACCAACGAGGTGCTGGAGAGATGGCAGTTTGACATCGAGTGTGACAAATCAGCCAAGGAGAACAG TGCTCCCAGAGAGATGTCCATTAAGACCATTCAGGAGGAGATCCGCTCAGTTATCAGGCAGGTAACCGCCACGGTTACGTTCCTGCCGCTGCTGGAGACGCCAT gtgcATTTGACCTCCTTGTCTACACAGACAAAGACCTGATAGTTCCCGAGAAGTGGGAAGAGTCCGGGCCGCAGATCATCGACCAATCGGAGGAGGTGCGTTTACGCTCCTTCACCACTTCCATCCACAAGGTGAACAGCATGGTGGCGTACAAGAGGACCGACTCAGCTTAG